In Nicotiana tabacum cultivar K326 chromosome 21, ASM71507v2, whole genome shotgun sequence, one DNA window encodes the following:
- the LOC107798883 gene encoding putative prolyl 4-hydroxylase 10 — protein MAVKGRHVRGGLPRKSSNSTLVFAVFIGLSLLVLILLAFGIFSIPFSSKGSQKAHDLSSIAHNAVGRRDDDGGKGDQWAEVISWEPRAVVYHNFLSKDECEYLINLGKPHMKKSTVVDSATGKSTDSRVRTSSGTFLSRGQDKVVRTIEKRIADFTFIPVEHGEGLQILHYEVGQKYEPHYDYFADEFNTINGGQRIATVLMYLSDVEEGGETVFPAAKGNFSTVPWWNELSECGKGGLSVKPKMGDALLFWSMKPDATLDPSSLHSGCPVIKGNKWSSTKWMRVHEYKV, from the exons ATGGCAGTCAAAGGAAGGCACGTCCGAGGTGGTCTACCTCGTAAATCATCGAATTCAACGCTGGTCTTTGCCGTATTTATTGGATTATCTCTTCTCGTTTTGATTCTTCTCGCTTTTGGAATTTTCTCGATTCCTTTCAGTTCTAAAGGATCTCAAAAAGCACATGATCTTAGCTCAATTGCTCACAACGCAGTTGGAAG ACGAGATGATGATGGTGGAAAAGGAGATCAGTGGGCTGAAGTGATTTCATGGGAACCAAGAGCTGTTGTATACCATAACTTCTTG TCAAAGGACGAATGTGAATATCTGATTAATCTCGGCAAGCCTCATATGAAAAAGTCAACTGTCGTCGACAGTGCTACTGGCAAAAGTACAGACAGCAG GGTTCGAACAAGTTCTGGAACATTTCTTTCCAGGGGACAAGATAAAGTAGTCAGAACTATAGAGAAAAGGATTGCAGATTTCACTTTTATACCAGTAG AGCATGGTGAAGGTCTTCAAATTCTCCACTATGAAGTTGGGCAAAAGTATGAGCCACACTATGATTACTTCGCCGATGAGTTTAATACTATAAATGGTGGTCAGCGCATTGCTACGGTTTTGATGTACTT ATCAGATGTTGAAGAAGGGGGAGAAACTGTATTTCCTGCTGCCAAGGGAAATTTTAGTACGGTTCCTTGGTGGAATGAGCTATCTGAATGTGGAAAAGGTGGACTCTCTGTAAAGCCAAAGATGGGTGATGCTTTGCTTTTCTGGAGCATGAAGCCTGATGCTACTCTCGATCCTTCAAGCTTGCACA GTGGGTGCCCTGTGATTAAGGGCAACAAGTGGTCATCTACGAAATGGATGCGTGTTCATGAATACAAGGTTTAA